In the Candidatus Binatia bacterium genome, one interval contains:
- the tsaD gene encoding tRNA (adenosine(37)-N6)-threonylcarbamoyltransferase complex transferase subunit TsaD, whose product MNILAIETSCDDTSAAVLAGREILSNVTASQDAVHAPYGGVVPELAARRHLETISRVVASALEKSGTSLDSLDALAVTRGPGLVGSLLVGVSAARGLALKTGLPLHGVHHLEGHALSPLVHREIEFPFLSMVVSGGHSSIYVVRAVGDYEEIASTRDDSAGEAFDKGAKMLGLGYPGGKLIDDLATQGNPRAVAFPRGRVKGDPLALSFSGLKTALWDYLSSASPRASVEDICASFQEAIVDVLVRRATMAMELAATDRIAVAGGVSANSRLRARMQQAAPGAVFPPMSLCTDNAAMIGYAAVRRLEAGLSCTDLDVRSRLPLGRRASPPPRTGHEPGGAAAGVAAAIPV is encoded by the coding sequence ATGAACATCCTCGCGATTGAAACCTCGTGCGACGACACCTCGGCCGCCGTCCTTGCCGGCCGCGAGATCCTGTCGAACGTCACAGCGTCTCAGGACGCCGTGCACGCGCCGTACGGCGGCGTCGTACCCGAGCTGGCCGCGCGCCGGCACCTGGAGACGATCTCGCGCGTCGTCGCGTCGGCTCTCGAAAAATCGGGTACCTCGCTCGATTCTCTCGACGCACTCGCGGTCACGCGCGGGCCTGGCCTCGTCGGCTCCCTGCTCGTCGGCGTCTCGGCCGCGCGCGGCCTCGCGCTGAAAACCGGCCTACCGCTGCACGGCGTCCATCATCTCGAAGGACACGCGCTGTCGCCGCTGGTGCACCGCGAGATCGAATTCCCGTTCCTGTCGATGGTGGTTTCCGGAGGACACAGCTCGATTTACGTCGTTCGCGCCGTCGGGGATTACGAAGAGATCGCCTCCACGCGCGACGATTCGGCCGGAGAAGCGTTCGACAAGGGCGCCAAGATGCTCGGCCTCGGCTATCCCGGCGGCAAGCTCATCGACGATCTGGCGACGCAGGGAAATCCGCGCGCCGTCGCGTTTCCGCGCGGGCGCGTCAAGGGCGATCCGCTTGCGCTGTCGTTCTCGGGCCTGAAAACCGCGCTGTGGGACTATCTGTCGTCCGCCTCGCCGCGCGCGTCCGTCGAAGACATCTGCGCGTCGTTCCAGGAAGCCATCGTCGATGTTCTCGTGCGGCGCGCGACGATGGCAATGGAGCTGGCCGCGACCGACCGCATCGCGGTGGCCGGCGGCGTCTCGGCCAACAGCCGCCTTCGCGCACGCATGCAGCAGGCTGCGCCCGGCGCCGTGTTTCCGCCGATGAGCCTGTGCACCGACAACGCCGCGATGATCGGCTACGCGGCCGTGCGACGCCTCGAGGCGGGGCTTTCCTGCACCGATCTCGACGTGCGCTCGCGCCTGCCGCTCGGAAGGCGCGCCTCGCCGCCGCCGCGCACCGGCCATGAACCAGGTGGCGCCGCAGCCGGCGTCGCAGCTGCGATTCCCGTCTAG
- a CDS encoding penicillin-binding transpeptidase domain-containing protein, with the protein MITAMITAVTIAASCPATATAAVKSAARPAAKPAARSVAHEKAPAAAREKSPTPRPEGQHWDLPARLYSDTCVVYPGLRIDTEGFRRRIERLGYASVGGTPSRRGTYSYSRRSQAFDIYLHEFRYPDHAEPGRLIQMTLDDSGRIVSMRQDDREIAQFFLEPALLAGGVDGGQGQGQAAAAEESLPPLLVRAALASGDRRLFADRAGAAPSLALAMNHDDSGTLQDVPSQTSSIVASALAAPIVRIGGNPAPQSHEEIEGFLGQAYFGTSGGAPVHGVRDASETFFGREPDALSVAQVATLAGMIGSPDSNSAQRHPERATVRRDVILAQLRDQGEIDQKTFENAVGEPLEVSAPRLGVLRAPYFVDYVSRELSHRFPARIGEGAGYTIFTTLDPEMQEIAEHVVADNVVEMEHDIGDALAKAGQPLEAAMVVMEPRTGAVRAMVGGRDGGAMTFNRAIDMRRQPGSTFKSIVALAALGSEHVGARHFKPTSTVVDEKMEWEWQGQVWSPRNYENEFYGVVTVREAIEHSLNSAVARIAKDIGVKPIRDLAVRMGMTPDLGVYPSIVLGGQPVPLLDMAKVFSVYATGGMRVPPMSVHAVVDPSGQIVEGSARDIRRIVPATDAYLVTHLLEGVMERGTGAAARRKGFKHPAAGKTGTSNDYKDAWFVGFTPNLLAAVWVGFDEPATMGMPGSEAALPIWIDFMRQALGDTPHDSFEVPPGIMLVDVDKKNGKIARPQCPKQIREAFLAGEEPHEVCDEHGGDWR; encoded by the coding sequence ATGATCACCGCGATGATCACCGCGGTGACGATCGCGGCATCCTGCCCGGCAACGGCAACGGCCGCGGTAAAATCGGCCGCCAGACCCGCTGCGAAACCTGCTGCCAGATCCGTCGCGCACGAGAAGGCGCCGGCAGCCGCGCGGGAGAAATCGCCGACGCCGAGGCCGGAAGGCCAGCACTGGGATCTGCCGGCGCGTCTCTACAGCGACACCTGTGTGGTTTATCCCGGGCTGCGCATCGATACCGAAGGATTCCGCCGTCGCATCGAAAGGCTCGGCTATGCCAGCGTCGGCGGCACGCCGTCGCGTCGAGGCACGTACAGCTACTCGCGCCGGTCCCAGGCGTTCGACATCTACCTGCACGAGTTCCGTTACCCGGATCACGCCGAGCCCGGGCGCCTCATCCAGATGACGCTCGACGATTCCGGGCGCATCGTCTCGATGCGCCAGGACGATCGCGAAATCGCGCAGTTCTTCCTCGAGCCGGCGCTGCTGGCCGGTGGTGTTGACGGCGGGCAAGGGCAGGGCCAGGCCGCTGCTGCCGAGGAGTCGCTGCCGCCGCTTCTGGTTCGCGCCGCGCTTGCGAGCGGCGACCGCCGCCTGTTCGCCGATCGCGCAGGCGCTGCGCCGTCGCTCGCGCTTGCAATGAACCACGACGATTCCGGCACGCTGCAGGACGTCCCGTCTCAGACATCGTCCATCGTCGCGAGCGCGCTGGCGGCACCGATTGTCCGCATCGGCGGCAATCCCGCCCCGCAGAGCCACGAAGAAATCGAAGGCTTTCTCGGCCAAGCCTACTTCGGAACCAGCGGCGGCGCCCCGGTGCACGGCGTGCGCGACGCATCCGAGACGTTTTTCGGCCGCGAGCCGGACGCGCTTTCGGTCGCGCAGGTTGCGACGCTCGCCGGCATGATCGGCTCGCCCGATTCCAACTCTGCGCAGCGCCATCCCGAACGCGCGACGGTGCGGCGCGACGTCATCCTCGCCCAGCTCCGCGACCAGGGTGAAATCGACCAGAAGACGTTCGAGAACGCGGTGGGCGAGCCGCTCGAGGTTTCCGCGCCTCGCCTCGGCGTGCTTCGCGCTCCGTATTTCGTCGATTACGTCTCTCGCGAGCTTTCCCACCGTTTCCCCGCGCGCATCGGCGAAGGCGCAGGCTACACGATCTTCACGACGCTGGACCCGGAGATGCAGGAGATCGCCGAGCACGTCGTCGCCGACAACGTCGTCGAGATGGAGCACGACATCGGCGACGCGCTCGCGAAGGCAGGCCAGCCTCTCGAAGCCGCGATGGTGGTCATGGAGCCGAGGACCGGCGCCGTGCGCGCGATGGTCGGCGGCCGCGACGGCGGCGCCATGACGTTCAATCGGGCAATCGACATGCGGCGCCAGCCGGGGTCGACGTTCAAGTCGATCGTCGCGCTGGCTGCGCTCGGCAGCGAGCACGTCGGTGCCCGCCACTTCAAGCCGACCTCGACGGTGGTCGACGAGAAGATGGAGTGGGAGTGGCAGGGCCAGGTCTGGTCTCCGCGCAACTACGAAAACGAATTCTACGGCGTCGTCACCGTGCGCGAGGCGATCGAACATTCGCTCAACTCGGCGGTCGCGCGCATCGCCAAGGACATCGGCGTCAAGCCGATCCGCGATCTCGCGGTCCGCATGGGCATGACTCCGGACCTCGGCGTGTACCCGAGCATCGTGCTCGGAGGCCAGCCGGTGCCGCTGCTCGACATGGCCAAGGTGTTCAGCGTCTACGCGACCGGCGGCATGCGCGTGCCGCCGATGTCGGTGCACGCGGTGGTCGATCCCTCGGGGCAAATTGTCGAGGGAAGCGCGCGCGACATCCGCCGCATCGTTCCCGCCACCGATGCCTATCTCGTGACGCATCTTCTCGAAGGCGTCATGGAACGAGGAACCGGCGCGGCGGCCAGGCGCAAGGGTTTCAAGCATCCGGCCGCCGGCAAGACCGGCACGTCCAACGACTACAAGGACGCGTGGTTCGTCGGCTTCACGCCGAACCTGCTCGCAGCGGTGTGGGTGGGCTTCGACGAGCCGGCGACGATGGGAATGCCGGGATCGGAAGCGGCGCTTCCGATCTGGATCGACTTCATGCGCCAGGCGCTCGGTGACACGCCTCACGACAGTTTCGAGGTGCCGCCGGGCATCATGCTCGTCGACGTCGACAAGAAGAATGGAAAGATCGCGCGGCCCCAGTGCCCCAAGCAGATCCGCGAGGCGTTCCTCGCCGGCGAAGAGCCTCACGAGGTGTGCGACGAACACGGCGGCGACTGGCGTTAG
- a CDS encoding Do family serine endopeptidase, producing the protein MKATRSLLVTALLVGAVVGIGITMSTRHESSTLADGTAPPAAVAPLAQHPAALPVSMPEGNGAVVGKLPDFTGLAEVLAPSVVNISTESEDKDSDQGRSTQDPFGGFAGPRRSLGSGFVLDDTGFIITNAHVVEDASKIVVKMSDEREFEAKVVGSDVKTDIAVIRIEGADHLVPVSLGDSDKLKVGEWVLAIGNPFGLDHTLTAGIVSAKGRRISRRNPYDDFIQTDAAINPGNSGGPLVNLAGQVVGINSAIFSSGGGNIGIGFAIPINMAREIVPQLKSEGHVTRGWLGVKIQPVDPDIAKSLGLAEAKGALVAEVFNDSPASKSGVKVGDVILTFDGTDVVKSQDLPALVAATPVGKAAKLVVMRGGDKLTIDVEVAKLVDEAEPGKPVRASSFGLTVQDVTPEIAEQLGLEKGSGGVVVTAVSKNSAAETAGIEPGDMIVSVSNQPVTNAESFRAMMDKASPDKGLLVLVKRGDQTLFRVLKPTVKKKGEAPHDEVPGGSDDGDEDR; encoded by the coding sequence ATGAAGGCCACGCGCTCCCTGTTGGTGACCGCGCTCCTGGTCGGGGCTGTCGTCGGGATCGGAATCACGATGTCGACGCGTCACGAATCGAGCACGCTGGCCGACGGCACTGCGCCGCCGGCGGCTGTCGCCCCGCTGGCGCAGCATCCGGCTGCTCTTCCTGTTTCGATGCCCGAGGGAAACGGCGCCGTCGTCGGCAAGCTGCCCGACTTCACGGGCCTTGCCGAAGTGCTGGCGCCGTCGGTCGTCAACATCTCGACCGAGTCGGAAGACAAGGACTCAGACCAGGGTCGCTCGACGCAGGACCCCTTCGGAGGCTTTGCCGGCCCGCGCCGCAGCCTCGGCTCAGGCTTCGTGCTCGACGACACCGGGTTCATCATCACCAATGCCCACGTCGTCGAGGACGCGAGCAAGATCGTCGTCAAGATGTCGGATGAGCGGGAATTCGAAGCCAAGGTCGTCGGCAGCGACGTCAAGACCGACATCGCGGTGATCCGCATCGAAGGCGCCGACCACCTCGTTCCGGTTTCCCTCGGCGATTCCGACAAGCTGAAGGTCGGCGAATGGGTGCTCGCGATCGGCAATCCGTTCGGCCTCGACCACACGCTGACGGCGGGCATCGTCTCGGCAAAAGGCCGCCGCATCAGCCGTCGCAATCCCTACGACGACTTCATCCAGACCGACGCAGCGATCAATCCGGGCAACTCCGGAGGGCCGCTCGTCAACCTTGCGGGCCAGGTCGTCGGCATCAACTCGGCGATCTTCTCGAGCGGTGGCGGCAACATCGGCATCGGCTTTGCGATCCCGATCAACATGGCGCGCGAGATCGTGCCCCAGCTCAAGTCCGAAGGGCACGTCACGCGCGGCTGGCTCGGCGTCAAGATCCAGCCGGTGGATCCCGATATCGCCAAATCGCTCGGCCTTGCCGAAGCGAAAGGCGCTCTGGTCGCGGAAGTCTTCAACGACAGCCCGGCGTCCAAGTCCGGCGTCAAGGTCGGCGACGTGATCCTGACGTTCGACGGCACCGACGTCGTCAAGTCCCAGGATCTTCCCGCACTGGTAGCCGCTACGCCGGTAGGCAAGGCCGCCAAGCTCGTCGTGATGCGCGGCGGCGACAAGCTGACGATCGACGTCGAGGTCGCCAAGCTCGTCGACGAAGCAGAGCCGGGCAAGCCGGTGCGCGCCTCGTCGTTCGGACTGACGGTGCAGGACGTGACGCCCGAGATCGCCGAGCAGCTCGGCCTCGAGAAGGGCAGCGGCGGCGTCGTCGTGACGGCAGTGTCGAAGAACTCGGCGGCCGAAACTGCCGGCATCGAACCCGGAGACATGATCGTTTCGGTGAGCAACCAGCCGGTCACCAATGCCGAAAGCTTCCGCGCCATGATGGACAAGGCATCGCCGGACAAGGGGCTTCTCGTGCTCGTCAAGCGCGGGGACCAGACGCTGTTCCGCGTGCTCAAGCCGACGGTGAAAAAGAAGGGTGAAGCGCCCCACGACGAGGTACCGGGCGGATCCGACGACGGAGACGAAGACAGGTGA
- a CDS encoding DUF1844 domain-containing protein has product MSPQTMDGAEGAAAPITFSSFVIGLATQALMFLGAIPDPKGNSVERNPLEAAAIIGVIEMLAEKTRGNLGDDEAKLVEEVLYELRMRYVGETRKGGGAQPPEENKA; this is encoded by the coding sequence TTGTCACCACAAACCATGGACGGCGCCGAAGGCGCTGCCGCTCCCATCACGTTTTCGAGCTTCGTCATCGGCCTGGCCACCCAGGCGCTGATGTTCCTCGGCGCGATCCCCGATCCGAAAGGGAACAGTGTCGAGCGCAACCCCCTCGAGGCAGCCGCGATCATCGGCGTGATCGAGATGCTGGCGGAAAAGACGCGCGGCAACCTCGGCGACGACGAAGCCAAGCTCGTCGAAGAGGTGCTCTACGAGCTTCGCATGCGCTACGTCGGAGAGACCCGCAAGGGCGGCGGCGCGCAGCCGCCAGAGGAAAACAAGGCATGA
- the cysK gene encoding cysteine synthase A, translating into MPLPCQVAAGSLELIGNTPVVRLRRVCEASGARVLAKLESFNPGGSVKDRICLAMIEAAERDGRLRPGGTIVEPTSGNTGIGLAMVAAARGYRLILAMPDTMSEERRSLLRAYGAELVLTPDANGMKAAIDEACRIAASDPSFFMPSQFSNPANPQAHRQSTAREILEQCPRLDAFVAGVGTGGTITGVASVLKEQRPGARIVAVEPCGSAVLSGGSAGAHRIQGIGAGFIPDNLDVSLVDSVVCVSDTEAEEMTRRLAREEGILAGISSGAAARAAVRIAATMDPEAVVLCMLCDSGERYLTTSVFERGGL; encoded by the coding sequence ATGCCCCTTCCCTGCCAGGTCGCCGCCGGTTCTCTCGAGCTCATCGGCAATACCCCCGTGGTGCGCCTGCGCCGAGTCTGCGAGGCCTCGGGTGCCCGCGTGCTCGCCAAGCTCGAATCGTTCAATCCCGGCGGAAGTGTCAAAGACCGCATCTGCCTTGCGATGATCGAGGCTGCCGAACGCGACGGACGCCTGCGCCCGGGCGGCACCATCGTCGAGCCCACCAGCGGGAACACCGGCATCGGGCTTGCGATGGTCGCGGCTGCACGAGGGTATCGCCTGATCCTGGCGATGCCGGACACGATGAGCGAGGAGCGACGCAGCCTGCTGCGGGCCTATGGCGCCGAGCTGGTGCTGACACCCGATGCCAACGGCATGAAAGCCGCCATCGACGAGGCCTGCCGAATCGCCGCTTCGGATCCGTCGTTTTTCATGCCGTCGCAGTTCTCGAATCCCGCCAACCCGCAGGCGCACCGCCAAAGCACGGCGCGCGAGATCCTCGAGCAGTGCCCGCGCCTCGACGCCTTCGTCGCGGGGGTGGGCACCGGGGGGACCATCACCGGCGTAGCGTCCGTGCTGAAGGAGCAACGGCCCGGCGCGCGCATCGTCGCGGTCGAGCCCTGCGGGTCCGCCGTTCTTTCGGGAGGCAGCGCCGGGGCCCACCGCATCCAGGGGATCGGTGCCGGATTCATCCCCGACAACCTCGACGTTTCCCTCGTCGACAGCGTCGTCTGCGTCAGCGATACCGAAGCCGAGGAAATGACGCGACGCCTTGCCCGCGAGGAGGGAATCCTTGCCGGGATCTCCTCGGGAGCCGCGGCGCGGGCGGCTGTGCGCATCGCTGCCACGATGGACCCCGAGGCCGTCGTGCTCTGCATGCTCTGCGACAGCGGCGAGCGTTACCTGACCACCAGCGTCTTCGAACGGGGCGGCCTGTGA
- the larE gene encoding ATP-dependent sacrificial sulfur transferase LarE, whose translation MSEASALRERLRASLSQLGSAVVAFSGGVDSTLVVRAAADTAGFGFVALTTRSATNTADEVDEASRLARAIGAEHVIVEVDELATPGYSANPAHRCYLCKQTLYPECERLARERGLAFVADGVNRDDLSDYRPGLRAAAERGVRHPLVEAGLSKNDVRVLSRFYGLDTADRPASPCLSSRFPYGTAITREALARVAAAEAALRALGFIELRVRYLGVRARVEVAGRELAHLRDERVRRDARHRILACGFDDVEFSTVALRSGSLNDAIGDVTSDIPGDSQSGLGSKSL comes from the coding sequence GTGAGCGAGGCGAGCGCGCTCCGCGAACGTCTTCGCGCGTCGCTTTCGCAGCTCGGCTCCGCGGTCGTCGCGTTCTCGGGCGGAGTGGACTCGACGCTCGTCGTGCGCGCAGCGGCCGACACGGCCGGCTTTGGCTTCGTTGCGCTGACGACGCGCTCGGCAACCAATACCGCCGACGAAGTTGACGAGGCTTCGCGCCTGGCCCGCGCGATCGGCGCTGAGCACGTGATCGTCGAGGTCGACGAGCTGGCCACGCCGGGGTATTCGGCCAATCCCGCGCACCGCTGCTACCTGTGCAAGCAGACGCTGTATCCCGAGTGCGAACGGCTGGCGCGCGAACGCGGGCTCGCGTTCGTTGCCGACGGCGTCAACCGCGACGATCTTTCCGACTACCGCCCAGGCCTGCGCGCGGCGGCCGAAAGAGGCGTGCGCCATCCCCTCGTCGAGGCCGGCCTGTCGAAAAACGACGTACGCGTGCTGTCGCGCTTTTACGGGCTGGATACTGCCGATCGTCCAGCGTCGCCTTGCCTTTCGTCTCGCTTTCCCTACGGCACCGCGATCACGCGCGAAGCGCTCGCGCGTGTGGCTGCTGCCGAAGCGGCCCTGCGCGCGCTCGGCTTCATCGAGCTGAGGGTACGCTACCTCGGCGTCCGCGCCCGCGTCGAAGTCGCGGGTCGCGAGCTTGCGCATCTTCGCGACGAGCGCGTGCGCCGCGATGCCCGCCACCGCATCCTCGCGTGCGGCTTCGACGACGTCGAGTTCTCGACGGTCGCGCTGAGGTCCGGCAGCCTCAACGACGCGATTGGCGACGTGACTTCCGACATCCCGGGCGACTCGCAATCCGGTCTCGGATCCAAATCGCTTTAA